A section of the Rubritalea squalenifaciens DSM 18772 genome encodes:
- a CDS encoding ATP-binding protein, translating to MKLTLKASIQVWHGLILFLVLLALGLGFYFYEKDHRLTQLDTQIDQFAPMIVGAKLHEERLHERRGPRGRVGREGGPPPAAEEPLDEHGEVDGWVRRESLSGSPVTELDGPQATARGFEIFEEVLVPQGYYYRVANYRNPEDVQESSNFPAVGFPEGLGVGYFVRFREVDVNEFRELYHGTSRFRVLIGRDMEGFYKGLNLLRLQIVGGVVGVFLLGTGVGWLMVSRCLSPLREIERASSEIADGKLGVRISPMAMGRVSELGELAENLNETFGKLEGAFQRQIRFTADASHELRTPLTSLMAQLALGLKRERSVKEYDQILTISQRSGRRIQRITEQLIELTLYDSGAVDLDYEIVELRTLLTALQEELTPYVLEQECTLKVQLGGGDIECDPFRLEQVVTNLINNAIQHNGGGIAILLRCEVREQEAIIEVSDNGKGIQPGNLDRLFDRFFQESSSRSNEDGRQNVGLGLSVSQAIVQAHGGSFEVCSKPSVETVFRVILPVERILGRCRS from the coding sequence ATGAAATTGACTTTAAAAGCGAGCATCCAGGTCTGGCACGGACTGATTTTGTTCTTGGTATTGCTGGCGCTGGGGCTGGGATTTTATTTTTATGAGAAGGATCACCGGTTGACCCAGTTGGACACGCAGATTGACCAATTCGCGCCGATGATTGTCGGGGCCAAGCTGCACGAGGAGCGCTTGCACGAAAGGCGGGGTCCGCGCGGGAGAGTCGGTCGGGAAGGAGGGCCGCCGCCGGCAGCGGAGGAACCGCTTGATGAGCACGGGGAGGTAGATGGCTGGGTGCGGCGCGAGAGCTTATCCGGTTCGCCGGTGACCGAGCTGGATGGGCCGCAGGCGACTGCACGAGGATTTGAAATCTTCGAGGAGGTGCTGGTACCGCAGGGTTACTACTATAGAGTGGCGAATTATCGAAATCCGGAGGACGTGCAGGAGTCGTCGAACTTTCCAGCAGTGGGTTTCCCGGAGGGTCTGGGGGTCGGGTATTTTGTGCGGTTTCGGGAGGTGGATGTGAATGAGTTTCGCGAGCTGTATCATGGGACCTCACGGTTCCGAGTGTTGATCGGGCGTGATATGGAAGGGTTTTATAAGGGTTTGAATTTACTTAGGTTGCAGATAGTTGGAGGGGTTGTTGGTGTGTTTTTACTTGGGACGGGTGTGGGCTGGCTGATGGTCTCACGCTGCCTGAGTCCGCTACGGGAGATCGAACGAGCCTCCTCTGAAATAGCCGACGGCAAGCTCGGAGTCAGAATTTCGCCGATGGCGATGGGTAGAGTCTCGGAGTTGGGTGAGCTGGCGGAGAATCTGAACGAAACCTTCGGTAAGCTCGAGGGGGCATTTCAGCGGCAGATCCGCTTCACGGCGGATGCTTCTCACGAGCTGCGAACTCCTCTAACATCGCTAATGGCGCAGCTAGCTTTGGGGTTGAAGCGTGAGCGCAGCGTGAAGGAATATGACCAGATTCTAACGATCAGTCAGCGTTCAGGTAGGCGAATTCAACGCATCACCGAGCAGCTGATCGAGCTCACGCTTTATGATTCCGGTGCGGTAGATCTGGATTATGAGATTGTCGAGCTGCGAACCCTCCTGACGGCACTACAAGAGGAGCTAACGCCCTACGTGTTAGAGCAAGAGTGCACACTTAAGGTCCAACTTGGGGGGGGCGATATCGAATGTGATCCCTTCCGCTTGGAGCAGGTGGTGACGAACCTGATCAATAATGCGATCCAGCACAATGGGGGAGGGATTGCCATCCTATTGCGGTGTGAGGTAAGGGAGCAAGAAGCGATCATCGAGGTGAGCGACAACGGCAAAGGAATTCAGCCGGGTAATCTGGATCGTTTGTTCGACCGTTTTTTCCAAGAGAGCAGTTCCCGCAGCAATGAAGACGGGCGGCAAAATGTGGGGCTAGGGCTCTCGGTTAGCCAAGCCATTGTGCAAGCACACGGCGGCAGCTTTGAAGTGTGTAGTAAGCCTAGTGTGGAGACGGTATTTCGGGTGATATTACCGGTGGAAAGGATTTTAGGTCGGTGTCGTTCGTAA
- a CDS encoding beta strand repeat-containing protein has protein sequence MKPRLYKTFILLTLTSPISAQAATAIWSGGGGTNNTWSLPFNWVNNQRPGPNDTASFLFHSSSTQVFLPIDIAKLEMGARGPAQVLSIGQSSPGNVTVSGQSLLGNEKDGTTRVYLNNDSEFTSGSIILGGPGTGEMEVKGGSSLSTGSYLTLGDDSSGIGTLLVDGADSSLSTTSVINLGLDGEGTLTFSNNATGSVGTDLRVGHNSGSTGTLNLGAGTGIAVLDDLLFGAGTGWINQSAGATLNVTDEVYMGHVSTGHGTWQVNASPATVGDNLFVGFNGGGTLTVTGSGSSLSVANKLEVARNPGSTGTLTLSNGTLNAANFAIAGSSAAGGGNGSFTQSSGTTTITNGTVVHQNGSFDLDGGVFNTTDFTSSGIYDQSGGSFSANGISTLTGHSNFDLRDGSFTTKSLSATGNMAQSGGTFTVSTASSFGGATVFGLGNGNFTTNSLTSSGRIDQQGGTLTTTTTSTFNSGADFDLTSGNFETNSLNNSGTFTQSGGTVKVGTTATVDNGGKLALNGGTFTATTGVIAANSARITIDGGSLTTPSLSTSAGGGSLVFNDGSIHLTGGNWDYENTAPWLLESADSTGNAIMEYTGSTIDHSSQSMTIGETGNGKLVLNQSTIFRTGDLYLGSGDGGYGVIEIGGRLGTTTTPRLLSDNITLGDESSARGTGILDIQYFDHGNSYYDGAFIGVGDADFLSDRDSRKNWMILSNSTNDGGVLTLQGGADLDLDSSRTRLFVGYYEGEYGTISMGDGSTLTASETIYIGDQGHGTLTMEGNAELALRTSIGHMYLANSSGSTGTWTGANGSLRNLYVGFNGDGYLSMAAGDTLDIDLLRVSYFSGSSGVFAMQDASLDAGPIRVGGSNGAFSATNSQITGSNLLIGLNGQGTVNCTHSNVMLTEEVTLGHSGSTSAGDFGHMNIVGGSFQTGSDLTVGHLSNGKANLLDGAQVSIAGDLIVGNNLASDESGVLNLTSSSSQNPSSLDITGNARLGDHGSWITDLKSVVRIGNGDTSTITFGGYNLVSDTSGEGSFLTLAGDGEPVSTDFNGQLLAGWNAGETGNIILDGSGTVLTTRLGARLGENGNANVSLDNGAQWITHEYIDFADQTGTVAMTLQNGAKLSGGKSMFVGDGSGQATIDLFSGSSIDMGFLVLGDDESVGRINVDASTLGVTGMDVGDGSATQDGEGFVTLTNGSALDCPGSISVGDYGIGSLTLDNSTWVTENGDIARLYIGNDDTASGTMTVRNGSTVAIERVWVGEQGTATMIIDGAATTFTHYDNFSQLRIALEEGGSGSVTVQNGATHLFQELNTNNVRIGERGIGHYTVTGAGSTSQFAGDVEVGSTATAAGSSLKVRQGAHFSTAGLLEVGNGCTMLAEDADTSVHIGGNFDLNNAGLNTATLQNQATMSIAGTLQIGNDDTFNLLTGATLEVAAISGNLTNTSGTFSPGNSPAHTTITGDYTQLAAGTLEIELAGTTQGSEYDFLDISGNASLAGTIDVTYLDDYSPSGGESFTILSANTLTDNGYTINLPALPNSWLEWEVTETATSITLTIDFTDDLDGFRARYGLNPDGSDDFLDWSNNGIANILYFAFGLGDPNNASIDRSRLPSGEQDADSFVFTYLEPTNSASGVTITPVVSANLDQWQTPTELGELPTNTTTEDLGDGYQRHTLIFPLQSTPRFFTIKIEVTRK, from the coding sequence TTGAAACCGAGACTTTATAAAACATTCATTTTGCTAACTCTCACCAGTCCGATCAGTGCTCAGGCTGCGACGGCGATTTGGAGTGGCGGCGGTGGGACCAACAATACGTGGAGTCTGCCATTCAACTGGGTGAACAATCAGAGACCGGGACCTAACGACACTGCTTCATTCCTATTCCATAGCAGCTCAACGCAAGTGTTTCTTCCCATCGATATCGCCAAGCTCGAAATGGGTGCGAGAGGCCCGGCACAAGTTCTGAGCATCGGCCAAAGTTCACCCGGAAACGTCACGGTGTCTGGCCAATCCCTGCTGGGGAACGAGAAAGACGGGACAACACGCGTTTACCTAAACAATGACAGCGAGTTTACTTCTGGCTCAATAATTTTGGGAGGCCCGGGGACTGGCGAGATGGAAGTGAAAGGTGGGAGTTCTCTCAGTACCGGTTCCTATCTTACCCTCGGCGACGATAGTTCAGGAATCGGAACCTTGCTGGTGGATGGGGCGGATAGCAGCCTGTCCACAACCAGTGTCATCAACCTCGGTCTGGACGGCGAAGGTACACTGACCTTCAGTAACAACGCCACCGGATCGGTCGGGACCGATCTGCGGGTCGGCCACAACAGCGGGTCGACGGGAACACTGAACCTCGGCGCAGGAACCGGAATCGCTGTGCTCGACGATCTCCTTTTCGGAGCTGGCACGGGATGGATCAACCAAAGCGCTGGCGCGACGCTGAACGTCACCGATGAGGTCTATATGGGGCATGTCAGCACGGGTCATGGCACCTGGCAGGTCAACGCTAGCCCGGCGACAGTGGGTGACAACCTGTTCGTCGGCTTCAACGGAGGAGGCACGCTGACGGTCACGGGCAGCGGCTCCAGCCTCAGCGTGGCCAACAAACTGGAAGTCGCGCGGAATCCAGGATCGACCGGCACTCTGACACTCTCTAACGGCACGCTCAATGCTGCGAATTTTGCAATCGCTGGATCTTCCGCAGCAGGCGGTGGAAACGGCTCCTTTACGCAGAGTTCGGGTACAACGACCATCACGAACGGAACAGTCGTCCACCAGAACGGAAGCTTCGACCTGGATGGTGGTGTATTCAACACGACCGACTTCACTAGCTCCGGCATTTACGACCAGTCCGGTGGCAGCTTCTCCGCGAACGGCATTTCTACTCTAACAGGACACTCCAACTTCGACCTGAGAGACGGTTCTTTCACCACAAAAAGCCTTTCCGCCACCGGCAACATGGCTCAAAGCGGCGGGACATTCACTGTCTCCACCGCATCCTCCTTCGGAGGAGCCACGGTCTTCGGTCTCGGCAACGGAAACTTCACGACAAACAGCCTGACCAGCTCCGGCCGGATCGACCAGCAGGGAGGAACTCTCACCACAACCACAACATCCACCTTCAACAGTGGGGCTGATTTCGATCTCACTAGCGGGAACTTCGAAACCAACAGCCTGAACAACTCCGGTACATTCACCCAGTCCGGGGGCACCGTAAAAGTCGGCACTACTGCCACCGTCGATAATGGAGGAAAACTTGCTCTGAACGGCGGAACCTTCACGGCCACAACCGGAGTGATCGCCGCCAACTCGGCCCGGATCACCATCGACGGCGGAAGCCTCACCACCCCCAGTCTCTCCACCAGCGCGGGTGGCGGCAGCCTGGTCTTCAACGACGGCTCTATCCACCTCACCGGTGGAAACTGGGACTACGAAAACACCGCACCCTGGCTGCTGGAATCCGCCGATAGCACAGGCAATGCCATCATGGAATACACGGGAAGCACCATCGACCACAGCTCCCAAAGCATGACCATCGGCGAAACTGGCAACGGCAAGCTGGTCTTGAACCAAAGCACGATCTTTCGCACCGGAGATCTCTACCTAGGCTCAGGCGATGGCGGTTACGGAGTGATCGAAATTGGTGGGAGGCTCGGAACCACGACCACACCACGCCTTCTATCTGACAACATCACCCTTGGGGATGAGTCTTCTGCCCGAGGCACGGGGATCCTCGACATCCAATACTTCGATCATGGAAATTCATATTATGATGGAGCTTTCATCGGTGTCGGAGACGCCGATTTCTTGAGCGATAGAGACAGCAGGAAAAACTGGATGATTCTTTCGAATAGCACTAATGACGGTGGAGTCCTCACACTTCAAGGGGGTGCCGATCTGGATCTAGACAGCAGCAGAACACGCTTATTTGTTGGCTACTATGAAGGGGAATACGGAACTATTTCAATGGGCGACGGCTCTACCCTCACAGCTAGCGAGACTATCTACATCGGTGACCAAGGGCATGGCACCTTAACGATGGAAGGCAATGCCGAACTGGCCCTGCGCACCAGTATTGGACATATGTATTTAGCAAACTCCAGCGGTTCCACGGGTACTTGGACCGGAGCCAACGGCTCGCTCCGAAACCTCTATGTAGGGTTTAATGGTGATGGATACCTGAGCATGGCCGCAGGTGATACCTTGGATATCGATTTGCTGCGTGTCTCTTACTTCTCTGGGAGCTCTGGAGTCTTCGCCATGCAGGATGCCAGCCTCGATGCTGGCCCTATCAGGGTTGGAGGGTCGAATGGCGCGTTCAGCGCGACCAACAGCCAAATCACAGGATCGAACCTATTGATTGGCTTAAATGGTCAGGGAACAGTCAATTGCACACATTCAAACGTGATGCTTACAGAAGAAGTCACCTTGGGCCATAGCGGGTCAACTTCAGCCGGTGACTTTGGTCACATGAATATCGTCGGCGGATCCTTTCAAACGGGCAGTGACCTAACGGTGGGACACCTGAGCAATGGCAAGGCAAACTTATTAGACGGTGCCCAGGTCAGCATCGCCGGGGACCTCATTGTCGGCAACAATCTTGCAAGCGATGAGTCCGGAGTTCTGAACCTGACCTCATCCAGCTCTCAGAACCCAAGTTCCCTGGATATCACTGGCAACGCACGGCTCGGAGATCACGGCAGCTGGATCACTGACCTCAAGAGTGTCGTGCGCATCGGCAATGGCGACACAAGCACCATCACTTTCGGCGGTTACAATCTCGTGTCTGACACGTCTGGCGAAGGCAGCTTTCTGACACTGGCGGGCGACGGCGAGCCGGTCAGCACGGATTTCAACGGCCAGCTTCTCGCCGGATGGAATGCGGGCGAGACGGGAAATATCATTCTCGATGGAAGCGGCACCGTCCTCACCACTCGCCTAGGCGCGCGACTAGGGGAGAATGGCAATGCTAATGTCAGCCTGGACAACGGCGCGCAATGGATCACCCACGAATACATTGATTTCGCCGACCAAACAGGCACCGTTGCCATGACCCTGCAAAACGGAGCGAAACTCTCTGGCGGCAAGAGCATGTTTGTCGGCGACGGCTCAGGCCAGGCCACCATCGACCTGTTCTCCGGCAGCTCAATAGACATGGGCTTCCTAGTGCTAGGCGACGATGAATCAGTTGGTCGAATCAACGTCGACGCTTCCACCCTCGGGGTTACAGGCATGGATGTCGGAGACGGGAGTGCCACGCAAGATGGAGAAGGATTTGTTACCCTAACAAACGGAAGCGCCCTCGACTGCCCCGGATCAATTTCCGTCGGAGACTACGGCATCGGAAGCCTGACCCTGGACAACAGCACGTGGGTCACAGAAAACGGTGACATTGCCCGGCTTTACATAGGTAACGATGATACCGCCAGCGGCACCATGACGGTCAGAAATGGCTCCACAGTGGCGATCGAACGCGTGTGGGTAGGTGAACAAGGAACTGCCACCATGATCATTGACGGCGCAGCCACAACCTTCACGCATTACGACAACTTCAGCCAATTGAGAATCGCTCTGGAGGAAGGTGGATCGGGCAGTGTGACCGTCCAGAACGGAGCCACCCATCTCTTCCAGGAGCTCAACACAAACAACGTGAGAATCGGCGAACGCGGAATCGGTCACTACACGGTAACAGGGGCTGGCAGCACCAGCCAGTTTGCCGGAGATGTGGAAGTAGGCAGCACCGCCACCGCCGCCGGTTCCAGCCTAAAGGTGCGTCAGGGCGCACACTTCAGCACTGCTGGATTGCTCGAAGTGGGCAATGGCTGCACCATGCTTGCCGAGGACGCCGACACAAGCGTCCACATCGGCGGAAACTTCGACCTCAACAATGCCGGTCTCAATACCGCCACCCTCCAGAATCAGGCCACGATGAGCATCGCCGGAACCCTCCAGATCGGCAACGACGACACCTTCAATCTGCTCACTGGAGCTACACTGGAGGTTGCGGCAATCAGTGGTAATCTCACCAACACCTCCGGCACCTTCTCCCCTGGTAACTCCCCCGCCCACACCACCATCACCGGCGACTACACCCAACTTGCCGCCGGAACTCTCGAAATCGAACTCGCCGGCACCACCCAAGGATCCGAATACGATTTCCTCGATATTTCAGGAAACGCCAGCCTCGCCGGAACCATCGACGTCACCTACCTAGATGACTACTCCCCCAGCGGCGGCGAATCCTTCACCATCCTCTCCGCCAACACTCTCACCGACAACGGCTACACCATCAATCTACCCGCACTCCCTAACAGCTGGCTGGAATGGGAAGTCACGGAAACTGCAACCAGCATCACCCTTACCATAGACTTCACCGATGACCTAGACGGATTCCGAGCCAGATACGGCCTCAACCCAGACGGCTCCGACGACTTCCTCGATTGGTCCAACAATGGTATCGCAAACATCCTCTACTTCGCCTTCGGACTCGGTGACCCGAACAACGCCAGTATCGACCGCTCCCGCCTGCCTAGCGGAGAACAAGATGCTGATAGTTTCGTCTTCACCTACCTCGAACCTACCAACAGCGCATCCGGCGTCACCATCACCCCTGTCGTCTCCGCCAACCTAGACCAATGGCAGACACCCACCGAACTCGGTGAACTCCCCACCAACACCACCACCGAAGACCTCGGCGACGGCTACCAACGCCACACCCTAATCTTCCCACTCCAATCCACTCCTCGCTTCTTCACGATCAAAATCGAAGTCACCAGAAAATAA
- a CDS encoding response regulator transcription factor, producing the protein MLLEKTMKVLVIEDDADVRQSLVQTLEEELFVVDAAVDGAEGLYRASEWQYDVIVLDVMLPELDGWKVIERLRVKGILTPVLMLTALGEINHRIRGLDSGADDFLSKPFDERELVARLYALHRRATGRAAHCIELGQIVVNTVDQTVSLRGEQISLTASQYRIVAHLATRAGQVISREELAEAIISEDNDRLSNVIDVQIHHIRRKLGKDFIVSRRGLGYVIPVE; encoded by the coding sequence ATGCTGCTGGAGAAGACCATGAAAGTGCTAGTTATTGAAGATGATGCAGATGTGCGCCAAAGTTTGGTGCAAACCTTGGAGGAGGAACTATTCGTCGTCGATGCAGCGGTGGATGGAGCAGAGGGGCTCTATCGGGCGAGTGAGTGGCAATACGATGTGATCGTGCTGGATGTCATGTTGCCTGAGTTGGATGGCTGGAAAGTGATCGAACGCCTGCGTGTAAAGGGGATATTAACGCCTGTGCTAATGTTGACAGCGCTGGGCGAGATCAATCATCGTATCCGCGGGCTGGACAGCGGGGCGGATGATTTCCTAAGTAAGCCCTTTGATGAGCGCGAGCTGGTGGCGCGGCTGTATGCGCTTCACCGGCGGGCGACGGGGCGAGCGGCGCATTGCATCGAGCTGGGCCAAATAGTAGTAAATACGGTGGACCAGACGGTTTCCCTGCGGGGCGAGCAAATATCTCTGACAGCTTCGCAATATCGGATTGTGGCGCATTTGGCCACGCGGGCTGGGCAAGTCATTTCGCGTGAAGAGCTTGCGGAAGCGATCATCAGCGAGGATAATGACCGGCTTTCGAACGTGATAGACGTGCAGATTCATCATATCCGGCGCAAGCTGGGCAAGGATTTCATCGTGAGCCGACGTGGGCTCGGCTACGTCATACCTGTGGAGTAA
- a CDS encoding PEP-CTERM sorting domain-containing protein has protein sequence MKHSILTATLALALTSIAPAAIVYNNGTPNNFYGNIAGVAHADYFTLNQALSFNTIRVWIGDISDGGFSGDLGWAIWTDDTGLPGSILHSGADNAPTSSDSGIEFNSGRNYLQVDIDTGSVDLNAGNYWLQIHENAIGQTGDGSNAFWAFSSSSGNYAVEPDEVNLENWRIEPNGSFAFQLIQTTSVPEPTSTTLIGLASLTLIFRRRR, from the coding sequence ATGAAACACAGCATCCTAACAGCCACCTTGGCTCTCGCCCTCACCAGCATCGCACCTGCAGCCATTGTTTATAACAACGGCACTCCCAACAATTTCTATGGAAACATCGCCGGTGTTGCACATGCTGATTACTTCACCCTCAACCAAGCGTTAAGCTTCAACACCATTCGCGTCTGGATTGGCGATATCTCCGACGGTGGGTTCTCCGGTGACCTCGGCTGGGCAATCTGGACAGACGACACCGGACTGCCAGGATCCATCCTCCACTCAGGGGCCGACAATGCCCCCACCTCTTCCGACTCAGGCATCGAATTCAACTCCGGAAGAAACTATCTGCAGGTGGACATCGATACAGGATCTGTCGACCTAAACGCTGGGAATTACTGGCTCCAAATTCACGAAAATGCAATTGGCCAAACTGGTGACGGCAGCAATGCCTTCTGGGCATTCTCATCTTCCTCTGGCAACTACGCCGTTGAACCCGACGAAGTAAATCTTGAAAATTGGAGGATCGAACCGAATGGCTCCTTTGCCTTCCAACTCATCCAGACCACCTCGGTCCCGGAACCCACATCCACCACCCTCATCGGTCTCGCCAGCCTCACTCTCATCTTTCGCCGCAGGCGCTAA